One Pagrus major chromosome 11, Pma_NU_1.0 genomic region harbors:
- the cyldl gene encoding ubiquitin carboxyl-terminal hydrolase CYLD, translating into MTSTDYLYFILTTKPESPGHISAGRICYIKESKYRSELRESHSPKKLSVFLGSSLLDYMIEVSCMEKLSVEEAGLLQAVPEDAERLKWFKEENALRTALGLTEGTAVTVDEGGQWLRGIIRFIGRLTEPTFSCPLSGTFFGIELQGEDKEKRSTDWSYRYNIPYSSRPKDCDIFTPFSSLRPVVPSSLSPSIPEPSPQPDTQELAPGDRVTYFTNDKCRHGMVVELREKDGQHIVRISTDRDENGKRGGEIEVPLYAVAKGEVPAGPVSMEVDTPLEKPNTDHLYTDLTLDSAVEVTVATGNSYGTIRWIGTLPDRQEVMAGLELDEEIGVSDGTFKGTRFFKCAHKRALFVKLSSCRPDSRFQPTSANHNERMPVVEDSEREAERSTGKLETVPPISTEQVKHILIGRMRGIQGHCNSCYMDAALFSLFSCSSVLDSMLFKSTEPQDAPIQNTLLHDIVNPLRREGFVKGRHIMKLRQQLQKHGYSHSFTTDEKDPEEFLTVIMHHILALEPLLKLSAAGKVQESYCYQIFLDQNHSLVLPTIQQLLEHSFHSSALKLAEVPSCLILQMPRFGKKFKMFDKIIPSLELDITDLLSEGPQQCMLCGNLAKEECAVCFKDPLFSQTGFKVFCETCSSQVHAHPQRRSHQRTPLDIPKGYMGRGVPHTLTRDKLELFAVLCIETSHYVSFIKYGPGSQDWIFFDSMADREGESDGFNIPEVQACPEVGRYLEMSPAELANQVPREMEGVAKRLFCDAYMYLYQSTSMCLYR; encoded by the exons ATGACGTCAACAGACTACCTGTACTTCATCCTAACAACAAAACCTGAATCGCCAGGACACATCAGTGCTGGCCGCATATGTTATATCAAGGAATCCAAGTACAGATCAGAACTCAGAGAGAGTCACTCTCCCAAAAAGTTGTCTGTCTTCCTCGGCTCTTCCTTATTAGATTATATGATAGAGGTGAGTTGCATGGAGAAGCTGAGTGTGGAGGAAGCCGGGCTGCTGCAGGCCGTGCCTGAGGACGCAGAGAGGCTGAAGTGGTTCAAAGAGGAAAATGCCCTTCGAACAGCACTGGGACTCACTGAGGGTACTGCAGTGACCGTGGATGAAGGAGGCCAGTGGCTTAGAGGCATCATCCGCTTCATTGGGAGACTGACAGAGCCAACATTTTCCTGCCCCTTATCAGGAACATTCTTTGGCATTGAACTGCAG GGAGAAGACAAGGAGAAGAGGAGTACTGACTGGTCCTATCGATATAATATCCCCTACTCCTCCCGTCCAAAAGATTGTGACATTTTCACCCCGTTCTCCAGTCTCAGGCCTGTGGTTCCCAGCTCCTTGTCACCCTCCATCCCTGAGCCCTCCCCACAGCCGGACACACAGGAGCTAGCCCCAGGGGACAGAGTCACTTATTTCACCAATGATAAATGTCGCCATGGAATGGTGGTGGAACTGCGGGAAAAGGATGGACAACATATCGTTCGGATCTCCACA GACAGAGATGAGAATGGAAAGAGGGGAGGCGAAATTGAAGTTCCACTATATGCAGTTGCTAAAGGGGAGGTGCCTGCAG GGCCAGTGAGCATGGAAGTTGATACTCCCCTGGAGAAACCAAACACCGATCATCTGTACACGGATCTGACTTTGGACTCTGCTGTAGAGGTGACTGTGGCTACAGGCAATTCGTATGGAACCATCCGCTGGATTGGCACTCTCCCTGATCGACAGGAAGTCATGGCTGGACTGGAGCTG GATGAGGAAATCGGAGTGAGTGATGGTACCTTCAAAGGTACGCGTTTTTTCAAATGTGCCCACAAGAGAGCTCTGTTTGTGAAGCTTAGCTCCTGCCGTCCTGACTCACGATTTCAGCCCacatcagccaatcacaacGAGAGGATGCCTGTAGTGGAAGACTCAG agagggaggcagagcgCAGCACAGGGAAGCTGGAGACTGTTCCTCCTATCAGCACGGAGCAGgttaaacacattttgattGGACGAATGAGGGGGATCCAAGGCCACTGCAACTCCTGCTACATGGATGCTGCCCTCTTCAG CTtgttctcctgctcctctgtgttgGACTCCATGCTGTTTAAATCAACAGAACCCCAAGACGCCCCAATTCAGAACACACTGCTCCATGACATTGTTAACCCTCTCCGCAG GGAGGGCTTTGTGAAAGGCCGACACATCATGAAGCTTcggcagcagctgcagaaacacGGCTACAGTCACTCGTTCACCACAGATGAGAAGG ATCCAGAGGAGTTCCTCACTGTCATCATGCACCACATTCTTGCACTGGAACCTCTACTCAAACT CTCAGCAGCTGGTAAAGTGCAGGAGAGTTACTGCTATCAGATCTTCTTGGACCAGAACCACAGCCTGGTGCTACCGACAATTCAGCAGCTGCTGGAACATTCGTTCCACAGTTCAGCACTCAAGCTTGCAGAG GTGCCATCCTGCCTCATCCTCCAGATGCCTCGTTTTGGAAAGAAATTCAAGATGTTTGATAAGATCATTCCCTCTCTGGAGCTGGACATCACTGACCTCCTCTCTGAAG gtccTCAGCAGTGCATGCTGTGTGGAAACTTGGCGAAGGAAGAGTGCGCAGTCTGTTTTAAAGATCCTCTTTTCAGCCAGACGGGATTCAAAGTGTTCTGCGAAACGTGTTCATCTCAG GTGCACGCTCATCCTCAACGCCGCTCCCATCAGCGAACTCCTCTGGACATTCCCAAAGGTTACATGGGTCGTGGGGTTCCTCACACCCTGACCAGAGACAAACTGGAGCTGTTTGCTGTGCTCTGCATCGAGACCAGCCACTACGTGTCCTTCATCAAATACGGACCAGGCAGCCAAGACTGGATCTTCTTTGACAGCATGGCGGACAGAGAAG GAGAGAGCGACGGCTTCAACATCCCGGAGGTTCAAGCCTGCCCCGAGGTTGGCAGGTACCTGGAAATGTCTCCCGCAGAGCTGGCCAATCAGGTGCCTCGAGAGATGGAAGGTGTGGCAAAACGTCTCTTCTGTGACGCCTACATGTACCTGTATCAGAGCACCAGCATGTGTCTGTATCGCTGA